One Cololabis saira isolate AMF1-May2022 chromosome 12, fColSai1.1, whole genome shotgun sequence DNA window includes the following coding sequences:
- the LOC133456888 gene encoding tumor necrosis factor receptor superfamily member 14-like isoform X2, which translates to MALRGIHLMAPTVLIILMRVFSVQTLRCHLTEYQTGNECCPMCPAGNQVKTHCTEFRDTSCLPCEDGTFMDKLNGLKQCHQCINCDSGSGLKITPCTPTSDTVCEPVEGFFCIDPGSPGCTAAQKHKSCEPGQYIRERGNASSDTECSDCSSGTFSNGTLTSCQPHTQCETNHLQVIKAGTASTDAECGEQSFTILILAGAVVSVIFLCLFVLVLIIYKKKLIENVKEHAVTGGKNGSNNIKQRTATLDGNEGNKELQVLTE; encoded by the exons ATGGCTTTGAGAGGAATACATTTGATGGCTCCAACTGTGCTG ATAATTCTGATGAGAGTCTTCAGTGTTCAAACTCTCAGGTGTCATCTGACAGAATATCAGACTGGGAATGAATGCTGTCCAATGTGTCCTGCTG GAAATCAAGTTAAAACCCACTGCACAGAGTTCAGAGACACATCATGTCTCCCCTGTGAAGATGGGACTTTCATGGACAAACTTAATGGACTGAAACAATGTCATCAATGCATTAACTGTGATTCAG GTTCTGGTCTGAAAATAACGCCGTGTACACCAACATCAGATACCGTGTGTGAACCGGTGGAGGGATTCTTCTGTATCGACCCTGGAAGTCCAGGCTGCACAGCAGCTCAGAAACACAAGAGCTGTGAACCGGGACAATACATCAGAGAGAGAG GAAACGCCTCCTCAGACACCGAGTGCTCAGACTGCAGCAGTGGAACATTTTCAAATGGAACGTTGACGTCTTGTCAGCCGCACACACA ATGTGAAACAAACCACCTCCAGGTGATAAAAGCAGGAACGGCTTCAACCGATGCTGAATGTGGAGAACAATCGTTCACAATTCTAATTCTGGCAGGAGCAGTTGTTtctgtcatttttttatgtCTGTTTGTCTTGGTGTTAATCATCTACAAAAAGAAGTTAATAGAAA ATGTAAAAGAACATGCTGTAACTGGTGGAAAG AATGGAAGCAACAATATTAAACAAAGGACGGCAACACTGGATGGAAACGAAGGGAACAAAGAATTGCAGGTTTTAACAGAATAA
- the LOC133456888 gene encoding tumor necrosis factor receptor superfamily member 14-like isoform X1, producing the protein MALRGIHLMAPTVLIILMRVFSVQTLRCHLTEYQTGNECCPMCPAGNQVKTHCTEFRDTSCLPCEDGTFMDKLNGLKQCHQCINCDSGSGLKITPCTPTSDTVCEPVEGFFCIDPGSPGCTAAQKHKSCEPGQYIRERGNASSDTECSDCSSGTFSNGTLTSCQPHTQCETNHLQVIKAGTASTDAECGEQSFTILILAGAVVSVIFLCLFVLVLIIYKKKLIENVKEHAVTGGKVKQNGSNNIKQRTATLDGNEGNKELQVLTE; encoded by the exons ATGGCTTTGAGAGGAATACATTTGATGGCTCCAACTGTGCTG ATAATTCTGATGAGAGTCTTCAGTGTTCAAACTCTCAGGTGTCATCTGACAGAATATCAGACTGGGAATGAATGCTGTCCAATGTGTCCTGCTG GAAATCAAGTTAAAACCCACTGCACAGAGTTCAGAGACACATCATGTCTCCCCTGTGAAGATGGGACTTTCATGGACAAACTTAATGGACTGAAACAATGTCATCAATGCATTAACTGTGATTCAG GTTCTGGTCTGAAAATAACGCCGTGTACACCAACATCAGATACCGTGTGTGAACCGGTGGAGGGATTCTTCTGTATCGACCCTGGAAGTCCAGGCTGCACAGCAGCTCAGAAACACAAGAGCTGTGAACCGGGACAATACATCAGAGAGAGAG GAAACGCCTCCTCAGACACCGAGTGCTCAGACTGCAGCAGTGGAACATTTTCAAATGGAACGTTGACGTCTTGTCAGCCGCACACACA ATGTGAAACAAACCACCTCCAGGTGATAAAAGCAGGAACGGCTTCAACCGATGCTGAATGTGGAGAACAATCGTTCACAATTCTAATTCTGGCAGGAGCAGTTGTTtctgtcatttttttatgtCTGTTTGTCTTGGTGTTAATCATCTACAAAAAGAAGTTAATAGAAA ATGTAAAAGAACATGCTGTAACTGGTGGAAAG gTCAAACAGAATGGAAGCAACAATATTAAACAAAGGACGGCAACACTGGATGGAAACGAAGGGAACAAAGAATTGCAGGTTTTAACAGAATAA